In a single window of the Lodderomyces elongisporus chromosome 4, complete sequence genome:
- the BCD1 gene encoding Box C/D snoRNA accumulation has product MEESLELCSICSSNRAKYTCPACAYKTCSLFCYKTHQREQSCTGKVDVTRFVTRDELSQTPVHLNRDYNYLQNVDRKISLSKEDIKSNARNILKRSRNEVMQDRRQKRVKRNDGGVNGGIGGNVNNFNGSNSGNNGKNSDNGEDRRRITMLEVFPQNPSIVIKRQNTMVVQLPSGMQRAVSNKTGYDKKSNTFVWTVEWILLDNDQGKQLDSYTSFRLKESGVLKEIVPQVLLSRNGFDALPFSSCPGSSADADADARSPQLYFFLRNVANKPINSLIQLSSNAILSDALKDKIVLEYPTIYITTNVKSVQNRIVSEIQGYGLRGDSDQSSSDSDSDTGSEVSSSSGTGSDSDSDSELDSDADADADADSDTDSRDASESEDSGPEEASSKKLEIEVGDDFEEQKYDNIEKKDLVTSLVEVGDVCTVGDVAGESSLDYLNGVD; this is encoded by the coding sequence ATGGAGGAGTCTCTTGAGCTATGTCTGATATGTCTGAGTAATCGAGCAAAATACACCTGTCCAGCATGCGCCTATAAAACATGCTCGTTATTCTGCTACAAAACACACCAAAGGGAACAATCATGTACCGGTAAAGTTGATGTTACACGATTTGTAACTCGGGATGAGCTATCACAAACTCCCGTACATCTAAATCGGGACTATAACTATTTGCAAAACGTTGATCGGAAAATCTCGTTATCAAAAGAGGACATCAAGAGCAATGCGCGAAATATTCTCAAGAGGTCGAGAAACGAGGTGATGCAAGACCGCCGCCAAAAAAGAGTTAAAAGAAatgatggtggtgttaATGGCGGTATAGGAGGCAACGTCAATAATTTTAACGGAAGCAATAGTGGTAATAATGGCAAAAATAGTGACAATGGTGAAGATCGACGAAGAATTACAATGTTGGAAGTGTTTCCTCAAAACCCGTCAATTGTGATAAAGCGACAAAATACAATGGTAGTTCAACTTCCGCTGGGGATGCAGAGGGCCGTTTCAAACAAGACTGGATACGATAAAAAGCTGAATACTTTTGTTTGGACAGTAGAGTGGATCTTGCTTGACAATGACCAGGGTAAGCAACTTGACTCATATACCAGCTTCCGACTAAAAGAATCGGGAGTATTGAAAGAGATTGTACCGCAAGTGCTTTTATCACGAAATGGATTTGATGCATTACCGTTTTCGTCTTGTCCTGGTTCTTCTGCTGATGCCGATGCTGATGCACGCTCACCGcaactttatttttttcttcgcAACGTTGCAAACAAACCAATCAATTCACTCATACAATTGAGTTCTAATGCCATACTCTCTGATGCGTTGAAGGACAAAATTGTGTTGGAGTACCCAACTATCTATATCACGACAAACGTTAAATCGGTACAGAATCGCATTGTTAGTGAAATACAGGGTTACGGTTTACGTGGAGACTCAGATCAATCTAGCTCTGACTCTGATTCTGACACGGGTAGTGAAGTATCCTCTTCATCGGGCACAGGGTCAGATTCAGATTCAGATTCAGAATTAGATTCAGACGCAGACGCAGACGCAGACGCAGATTCTGATACCGATTCACGGGATGCATCTGAAAGTGAGGATAGTGGTCCCGAGGAAGCTTCACTGAAGAAGTTAGAAATTGAAGTAGGGGACGATTTTGAGGAACAAAAATATGAtaatatagaaaaaaaagatttggtAACGAGCTTGGTAGAGGTTGGAGATGTCTGTACTGTCGGCGACGTAGCTGGCGAAAGTTCTTTGGATTATTTAAACGGCGTAGATTAA
- the sap49 gene encoding Spliceosome-associated protein 49 codes for MPQCSELLMYELFSQFGPIRNINMPKDRVSKMHQGYGFVEFKDARDAKYTEDILRGVRLYGKLLKLKKLDSKPSTQYQSERSVGTYVTPKSDLSNDRYVDVGAKLYISNLNPLIDEKFLLQTFSNFGTVIKQPVIRRDLEGKSMGSGFITFADFETSDEVIEKMNNTILMNSKISLAYAFKEGATKGGKKIRHGDKAERILAESAKKNGFSRSKKSR; via the exons ATGCCTC AATGTCTGGAACTTCTTATGTATGAGCTTTTCTCTCAGTTTGGTCCCATCAGAAATATCAACATGCCCAAGGATAGAGTTTCTAAAATGCATCAGGGATATGGTTTTGTTGAGTTCAAGGATGCACGCGATGCAAAGTATACAGAGGATATATTGCGAGGTGTCCGACTATATGGAAAACTactcaaattgaaaaaattggattCCAAACCATCTACCCAATACCAGTCAGAAAGATCAGTGGGGACATACGTTACTCCCAAGCTGGATTTGCTGAACGACAGATATGTGGATGTTGGAGCCAAATTGTACATAAGTAATTTGAACCCATTAATTGATGAAAAGTTCCTATTGCAAACATTTCTGAATTTTGGTACAGTTATCAAGCAACCGGTGATTCGTCGTGACCTTGAAGGTAAGTCAATGGGCAGTGGTTTTATTACTTTTGCCGATTTTGAAACCAGTGACGAGGTAATagaaaaaatgaacaaCACTATTTTGATGAATTCGAAAATAAGTTTAGCATATGCATTTAAAGAAGGTGCAACCAAAGGTGGGAAGAAGATCAGACATGGCGACAAGGCAGAACGAATACTTGCTGAATCTGCTAAAAAGAACGGTTTTCTGCGGTCCAAAAAGCTGAGGTGA
- a CDS encoding uncharacterized protein (BUSCO:EOG09260OE9): MLNRGYVKCKVGKNGNTSLTWSKQKGSKQFTILEIGDIENEQTKSELTLLAKASKDNNCLMDFITISGKRQRDGGDFTIEIEYALDYVFTFANVAEDISNELVNYIFKGSANLNMEQEVSVEFFYKCILEHTGKLPLCHEQFDLPDLKTKLLNFQRKTVQWMLTKESALYDLDTGRCEQIIGISASSLNEDKNVIDMMNKIWYGWREIEFNGQQLCFNILTSHLSTIEHLRSYLLEYLKETDKNLYPTILPAKGLLCEEMGLGKTVESTALILLNPRPAEDIGKRISRPSYIMGDHKSMYKAKTTLIIAPNSIIQQWQDEITRLAPSLTVTEYKGIKSYKSMKNKPAIIAEYLGKFDVVFTSYTVLGNELNYANFSKLTRKTRAAKKEMEQFFNEESVQEVSSSSSSSSSPLPSSRASSAFPGKNLNQHTEEKKVDEEKEKQEKQETQETQERDLINSASLEFFHIPDISTKTIQPNSKMSDASSETFYEEALQREVALALEHNKIPDWYHKIDYACPLMLMQFWRVLLDEVQMVSSSSSKCFKSAELIPRFHSWGVSGTPIKRDLDDLQSYLKFLHFYPFDSIHGKKAWKSLISDSHKFQKFWSEMSLRHTKAMVEHDIRLPPQNRIRMTIPFNPVEQNNYDTRFAECLQDIGLDSEGNPTQNDWEMSTDRIQKMKTWLRNLRQLCCSPQFSSLNINRFNSKAAAMGFQQLYFVDTSKSLDDLLDQMLDKVYFEIAEKEKRKLELVIQSAEFLEFIYQPKHATKFLKEGIIETRKIIHRLRLLLQKSIEDYRKDRNKDAKDKLSKQPKYDNNGDANGDETQNIMEVDDAYNNIDHDDNIGTSQESNSYNGENKLEHRVSNLRIRLKNWHLLLHKLYFLYASANFQLYDPEFQSLIAKYQIDCNFDTLYKILDGCLGIDRADELAGIMSSMPKSYFFSVEDFVELPSPQKTETEFYKKAEDIRDEYLKPSLKYLQKVVHDKIQNRGLFCSWKSTFHDDGTKLIPKNSKKLFNVLPLICLESDKVDDFGHSKCNLFLEKSAKLITALNVNAHEVNPKIHRLVELLIESVVPKEVEMIEYNKESHEHQQNGVDEKENGKVDVNGPGNETTENIYDWGLQKQQQIEDLLSDLGKLISERKLLLLGNTGVYNSSLSSRAEDLNFTNMMVELGSIEYSINEPMSSKSSKISSPAIVQFSNLAKKLRNIFENQKTVSNMITREVNLNFNAIFNARVEYFKQLQQISDSVLPPTFIGFDREKLKKIDVELKFTRLEKSFVEQNRLIENSTGRLRYLSELVKESSSNNADDFDGAMMCIICRCEITSGSLTKCGHKFCKECLQHWMRNSQFCPMCKDRIQAGSVYNFNRFAQNLKAAEETTSSSSVDSFGVNMNSIYKPVDQSVVDEIQDIKLWSNYSSKVDMIVKQALYLRTKDRDVQIVVFSQWRKMLSILAVALNASGVTCATLGTKQLKRPRGGQGAMHSASTRTDPVELFKNPANKITCFLLDANAQASGLTLTNATHIFLCEPLINTSLELQAISRVHRIGQTRPTTVWMFTIANTVEESVVLTATRKRLNLIKETSQDNGTIVVNEHAMSIADSLTLNKSNGQKSLLEKRNAEGENVNSSDLWDAFFSSNLNKC, translated from the exons ATGCTAAA CCGGGGTTACGTAAAGTGCAAGGTAGGGAAAAATGGAAACACGTCCTTAACTTGgtcaaaacagaaaggcAGTAAACAGTTTACAATTCTTGAAATTGGAGATATCGAAAACGAACAGACCAAGTCAGAGTTAACATTGCTTGCGAAAGCGTCAAAAGACAACAATTGTTTAATGGATTTTATAACTATTAGTGGTAAACGGCAAAGGGATGGTGGTGATTTTAccattgaaattgaatatGCCTTGGACTATGTCTTTACTTTTGCCAATGTGGCAGAAGATATTCTGAATGAACTAGTTAACTACATTTTTAAAGGACTGGCCAATTTAAATATGGAGCAAGAGGTTTCTGTTGAGTTTTTTTACAAATGTATCTTGGAACATACTGGGAAACTCCCTTTATGCCACGAACAGTTTGATCTTCCTGACTTGAAAACCAAGTTGTTAAATTTCCAACGAAAAACAGTACAATGGATGTTGACAAAAGAGAGTGCTCTTTATGATTTGGATACCGGTAGATGTGAGCAAATAATAGGGATCAGCGCCTCCAGCTTAAATGAAGATAAAAACGTTATTGACATGATGAATAAAATCTGGTATGGATGGAGAGAAATTGAGTTTAATGGACAACAGTTATGTTTCAACATCCTTACTAGTCATCTTTCCACTATTGAGCATCTACGATCCTACTTGCTTGAATATTTGAAAGAAACGGACAAGAATCTATATCCTACAATATTGCCTGCTAAGGGCCTACTATGCGAAGAAATGGGGTTAGGAAAAACTGTGGAATCAACGGCATTAATTTTATTGAATCCTCGACCAGCTGAAGATATTGGAAAAAGGATATCTCGCCCGCTGTATATAATGGGTGATCACAAATCAATGTATAAGGCAAAGACGACGTTGATTATTGCACCAAATTCAATTATTCAGCAATGGCAGGACGAGATTACTAGGCTAGCACCCAGTCTTACTGTCACTGAGTACAAGGGCATCAAAAGCTATAAACTGATGAAGAATAAACCCGCAATTATAGCTGAGTATTTAGGGAAGTttgatgttgtttttaCCTCCTACACAGTTTTGGGAAATGAATTAAACTATGCAAACTTTTCGAAATTAACTAGGAAAACTAGagcagcaaaaaaagaaatggaacAGTTTTTTAATGAAGAATCAGTACAGGAGgttctgctgctgctgctgctgctgctgctgccacTCCCGCTGCTGCGTGCCCTGAGCGCTTTCCCCGGTAAAAATTTGAATCAACACACCgaagagaagaaagttgatgaagaaaaagaaaaacaagaaaaacaagaaacacaaGAAACACAAGAAAGAGATTTAATAAATTCCGCATCATTAGAGTTTTTCCATATCCCAGATATATCTACCAAGACTATTCAGCCTAATTCGAAGATGCTGGATGCTTCCTCGGAAACGTTTTACGAAGAAGCCCTTCAAAGAGAAGTGGCTTTGGCTTTAGAACATAACAAGATACCTGATTGGTATCACAAAATTGATTATGCTTGTCCTTTGATGCTAATGCAATTCTGGAGAGTTTTGTTAGATGAAGTACAAATGGTATCGCTGAGCTCCTCAAAATGTTTCAAAAGCGCTGAGCTTATCCCTAGATTCCATTCGTGGGGTGTTTCCGGGACGCCGATCAAGCGAGACTTGGATGATTTACAATCGTATCTCAAATTCTTGCATTTTTACCCTTTCGATTCTATACATGGAAAGAAAGCCTGGAAACTGTTAATTTCAGATTCTcacaaatttcaaaaattttggTCTGAAATGTCCTTGAGGCATACAAAAGCCATGGTTGAGCATGACATTAGACTACCTCCTCAAAACAGGATACGCATGACTATCCCATTTAATCCTGTggaacaaaacaattacGATACGAGATTTGCCGAGTGCTTGCAGGATATTGGTCTCGACTCCGAAGGAAACCCCACACAAAATGATTGGGAGATGTCTACTGATCGAAtccaaaaaatgaagaccTGGTTGCGAAATTTAAGGCAACTATGTTGTTCGCCGCAATTTAGTTCGTTGAATATAAATAGGTTTAATTCAAAGGCAGCAGCAATGGGGTTCCAACAATTATATTTTGTTGACACTCTGAAAAGTCTTGACGATCTCTTGGACCAGATGCTTGATAAGGTTTATTTTGAGATTGctgaaaaggagaaaagaaaattagaaTTAGTTATTCAAAGTGCAGAGTTTTTGGAATTCATCTATCAACCTAAACATGCAACTAAATTTCTAAAAGAAGGTATTATAGAAACAAGGAAAATCATCCATCGATTGCGTTTATTGTTGCAGAAGCTGATTGAAGATTATCGTAAGGATAGAAACAAAGATGCAAAGGATAAACTTTCGAAGCAACCAAAATATGACAATAATGGTGATGCTAATGGTGATGAAACTCAAAATATTATGGAAGTTGACGATGCTTACAATAATATTGACCATGACGATAATATAGGCACGTCTCAAGAGTCAAATTCATACAATGGAGAGAACAAACTTGAGCACAGAGTTTCCAACTTACGGATTcgattgaaaaattggcaTCTTTTATTGCACaaattgtattttttgtatGCGTCTGCCAATTTTCAACTCTATGACCCAGAATTTCAGCTGCTTATTGCAAAATATCAAATTGATTGTAATTTTGATACCTTGTATAAAATTCTTGATGGTTGCTTAGGAATTGATCGAGCAGATGAACTTGCTGGTATAATGAGCTCTATGCCAAAGTcgtatttcttttcagtTGAGGACTTTGTTGAGTTGCCACTGCCACAAAAAACTGAAACAGAGTTTTACAAAAAGGCAGAAGATATCCGAGACGAATACTTGAAACCAAGCTTAAAGTATTTACAGAAAGTGGTACATGACAAGATACAGAACCGaggtttgttttgttcttggaAAAGCACCTTTCACGATGACGGTACTAAATTGATTCcaaaaaactcaaaaaaattattcaaTGTTCTTCCACTAATCTGTTTGGAACTGGACAAGGTGGATGATTTTGGTCATTCAAAATgtaatttgtttcttgaaaAATCCGCTAAACTTATCACGGCATTAAATGTAAATGCACATGAGGTAAATCCAAAAATTCATCGTTTGGTAGAATTGTTGATTGAGCTGGTTGTACCTAAGGAAGTGGAAATGATCGAATATAATAAAGAATCTCATGAGCATCAGCAGAATGGTGTTgatgagaaagaaaatgggAAAGTAGACGTTAATGGACCTGGTAATGAAACAACTGAAAATATATATGACTGGGGTTTgcaaaagcaacaacagatTGAAGACTTGTTATCGGACCTTGGTAAGCTTATAtcagaaagaaaacttCTTTTATTGGGAAACACTGGAGTTTACAATTCACTGTTATCTTCTCGTGCTGAAGATTTGAATTTCACCAATATGATGGTTGAGTTGGGTTCCATTGAATATTCAATCAATGAACCAATGTCATCAAAGTCTTCAAAAATATCTTCCCCCGCCATAGTACAATTTTCAAACctagcaaaaaaattgagaaaCATATTTGAGAATCAAAAAACAGTGAGCAACATGATTACCCGCGAAGTTAATTTAAATTTCAACGCTATTTTCAATGCTAGAGTTGAGTATTTTAAACAACTTCAGCAAATTTCAGACTCAGTATTGCCACCAACGTTTATTGGTTTCGACAgagaaaagttgaaaaaaatagacgTGGAATTGAAATTTACACGTCTTGAAAAATCGTTTGTTGAACAAAACCGTTTAATTGAAAATTCTACTGGTAGATTGAGATATTTATCGGAATTGGTTAAAGAATCAAGCTCCAACAATGCTGATGACTTTGATGGTGCAATGATGTGTATAATATGTCGTTGTGAAATTACTTCCGGCTCACTTACAAAATGTGGACACAAGTTTTGCAAGGAGTGCTTGCAACATTGGATGAGAAATTCACAATTTTGCCCAATGTGTAAAGATCGAATACAAGCAGGGTCGGTATACAACTTTAATAGGTTTGCACAAAATTTGAAAGCTGCTGAAGAGACAACGTCTTCGTCTTCGGTTGATAGTTTTGGGGTGAACATGAATAGCATTTACAAGCCTGTTGATCAaagtgttgttgatgaaataCAAGACATTAAACTATGGAGCAATTACAGCTCAAAAGTTGATATGATTGTTAAGCAAGCTTTGTATTTACGAACAAAAGATCGTGATGTGCAGATTGTTGTATTTAGTCAATGGCGGAAAATGCTCAGTATCCTCGCTGTTGCGTTAAATGCTTCTGGGGTCACGTGTGCTACACTTGGTACGAAACAGTTGAAAAGACCACGCGGTGGGCAAGGCGCTATGCACTCAGCATCAACTAGAACTGACCCTGTTGAACTATTCAAAAACCCAGCCAACAAGATTACGTGCTTTCTTTTAGATGCGAATGCACAAGCCAGCGGGTTGACATTGACGAATGCCACGCATATTTTCTTGTGTGAACCTCTAATCAATACATCATTAGAACTCCAAGCCATTTCCAGAGTTCATAGAATTGGCCAAACACGTCCAACAACAGTGTGGATGTTTACAATTGCCAATACCGTGGAAGAAAGTGTTGTACTTACTGCAACTAGGAAAAGATTGAACTTGATAAAAGAAACTTCGCAAGACAACGGAACTATTGTCGTAAACGAACATGCAATGAGTATTGCTGATTCCTTGACCCTAAACAAGAGCAATGGACAAAAGAGTTTATTAGAAAAGCGCAATGCAGAAGGTGAAAATGTCAATAGCTCAGACTTATGGGACGCTTTTTTCAGCTCAAACTTGAACAAATGTTAA
- the ssb2 gene encoding Replication factor A protein 2: MSEYGNFGNYGGNYGDGGFTNTGYSQGGFSNENGSQSGGTKTQGRSSLTPVTIKQILEATQATPDGDFSVHNVTLSMISFVGVVRKVDGQGMSVIITVEDGTGSIDVRKWVDESTTSLAVETEKYSAFKNKYVFVGGSLKLHMNKKSIQNAAIALIEDSNQIIYHHLSAIDHHLKSQGLPKSSGANTDGDLFVKDEDSNESLMNRVLKFITEESKTMQDGVPINYIAEKLGISKDEGLRQCNELIENGRIYLGFNDGGYIAV; the protein is encoded by the coding sequence ATGTCAGAATACGGTAATTTTGGAAATTATGGAGGCAACTATGGTGATGGAGGGTTCACCAATACTGGCTATTCTCAAGGTGGATTTAGCAATGAAAATGGTTCACAATCAGGTGGTACGAAAACACAAGGTCGTTCGAGTCTAACACCAGTTACAATCAAACAGATTTTAGAAGCAACACAAGCAACACCAGACGGGGACTTCCTGGTACACAACGTTACTCTCAGCATGATTAGTTTTGTTGGAGTTGTGCGTAAAGTTGATGGTCAAGGAATGAGTGTGATCATCACCGTTGAGGACGGTACGGGATCCATCGATGTTCGTAAATGGGTAGATGAAAGTACCACTTCATTGGCTGTTGAAACTGAAAAATACTCAGCTTTCAAGAACAAGTACGTTTTTGTTGGCGGATCTTTGAAATTGCACATGAACAAAAAGAGTATTCAGAATGCTGCCATAGCATTAATCGAAGATAGCAATCAAATTATTTATCATCATTTAAGCGCCATTGATCATCACTTGAAGAGCCAAGGACTTCCCAAAAGCAGTGGTGCAAACACAGATGGTGATTTATTTGTCAAGGACGAAGATTCCAATGAATCTTTGATGAACAGAGTTTTGAAATTTATCACAGAGGAGAGTAAGACTATGCAAGATGGTGTTCCAATAAACTACATTGCCGAGAAGCTAGGAATTTCCAAAGACGAAGGTTTGAGACAGTGTAATGAGTTAATTGAGAATGGAAGAATCTACCTAGGGTTTAATGATGGAGGCTACATTGCTGTTTAA